The genomic segment GGTCGGCGGGTAGGCAAAACCAGCCTGATGCGCATGGTGCAGCAACGCCTGGAAACACGCCTCAACGCCGGAGAGCAGCCGATTGTGGTGCCGCTCTTTATGGATATTGAACTGGATCCGCCCACCTCGGCTGCCGATTTCTTCGAGCGTTTGGTCAACCGCCTTGCGCAATGGCAGGCGGGGGTCGTCGGCAGTCTCGAGCCGCTCCCCCCGATCGATGAAACCAATCCCGCACTGAGTTTTGCTGAATCCTTTAAAGAACTCTATCGCCGCGTGCAGCCCGAAGTCGGCGGGGTAAAACTGGCGATACTGATTGACGAGTCTGAAAAATTTCATCGCCCAAGTTGGGCGCACAGCCTCGAAGATAACCTGCGCTCGCTGCTCTCCAACGTCCCCGGGGTGAGCGGGCATATCGGCCTGATTATGACGGGCAGCGTTCAATTCTACAAAGGGATGGCGGCGGGAGGTGGGGGATCGCCGCTGCGCAATGTGCTGGAGGAAGAAATCAAATTGCCAGCCTGCTCAGCGGACGCGCTGCGCGAGTTGATTCAGGTTCCCACACAGGGGGCTATCTCCGAAGCGGTTGCCAACGAAGTCATCCGCCAGGCCGGGGGGCACCTGTTTTTGGGACAATATCTCATGCGACAGCTTTGGCAAGCCGGGCTGGAAAATGCCAATGTGCAAGCAGTGCGCGCCGCCGCGCTGGAATTTGCAGACCGGCGCCGCGATTTCGAAAGTTGGCTGGAAGCGCTGGGCGAAGAGGGGGAAAAGGTTTATGGCTATCTGGTTGAGCAGAGCGAACCGCGCTCGCGCGGCGAGATCAGCGCCGCCCTGAACATGGAGCGGTTGGATGTTAAAACCGCCATTGATGTGCTCACATTCCATAATCTTATCGAAATGCCGCGGCGCAAATATCAATATCGCGGCGAGATGTTCCGTGCCTGGTTCACTGACAGCATTGCCGAAGATGTTGAAGAATCCCAGCCTGTTGAGCTATTTATCTCCTACGCCCATGAAGACGAATTGCTCTGGGAGAAGCTTAAATCACATTTAGCCAGCCTCCGCCGCCGTAAACTGATTGACGCATGGTATGACCGCCAAATTGTGCCTGGGCAAGAATGGGCCGCTGAAATTGATGAAAATATCAATTCCGCGCAGATTATTATTTTGCTCATCAGCGCGGATTTTATGGAATCGGATTATTGTTATGAGGTCGAAATGCAGCGCGCCATTACCCGTCATGAAGCAGGTGATGCGGTGGTAATTCCGGTAATTTTACGTCCCACCGATTGGGATGGTGCGCCCTTCAGTCGCCTACAGGCCTTGCCCAAAAATGCCAAACCCATCACAGAATGGGAAAACCTGGATCGTGCTTTTTTGAATGTGGTGGAAGGCTTGCGCATGGCACTTGCCCAATTGGGGAGTGAAGATGAATAAAAATGATAGTAGTGCGCGGCAGAACTCAATAGCATCTGATTTGCAGCTTGGGCGCAACGGTCAAAGTACGATAGCCCAGATAGATACCTGGCGTGCTGACGCGATTAATATTTTGCTGGTTGTCTCGGCAATTGTTTTCGCGCCAGCAATTATTGCCTGGGGGTGGAATTTTAACGCCTCCACGACCGAAAAGGGCGCTTTCTTTTTTTATCTGGCGATATTTATAGTACTGGTTGGGCTGGCATATTTTCGCCAGCTTGATTACCTGATACGCGCCTGGGGGTTTCTATTTCTCACCTATATTACAGGTACGGCGGCTCTGTTTCTTGGCGGATTGGCAGGTGATGGGCGCATCTACCTCACAGCCCTGCCCGTAATCGCTTCAATTTTGGTCAATAAGCGTGCGGGCGCTGCCATTCTTGTTGCCAGCATGCTCACCTTTGCATTCGCGGGATATTCTGCTCACCGGGGATGGATTGCGGACATACTGCTGTTTCGCGAAAACCCTCTGGATACAGCTATTTGGTTGCAAGAGGGAATTGTAATGGCAGCAAGTTTGGCAATGGTCCTGGTTTTGCAATGGAGTTTCAATAAATTCCTAGAAACTACTGCGGCGAAGAATGCCCAGATGTACGAACAAATCAAGTCTTTTGCTGATGAATTGGAACACCGTGTCGATGAGCGTACCGCCGAGCTAAAGACGGCCTACGACACGTTGAGCGCCGCAAAAAATGAAGCCGAGCGCGCCAATCTCGCCAAAAATGAATTTCTATCGCGTATGTCACACGAGTTGCGTGCTCCCATGAGTCTGGTGCTTGGTTTTGCGCAGTTGCTTCAGATGAATCAAAAAGAACCCCTCACCCCACAGCAGCAAGAAAATATCGGTCACATTCTTGGCGAGGGAGAACATCTACTGCGGATGATTGATGAAGTGCTCGATTTTGCACGCATTGAAGAAGGCCAAATTTCTGTCTCGCTGGAAAACGTAGATGCAGGAGCAGTCTTGCAGAAACTATATTATCTGATTGCGCCATTGGCTGCGCCCAGTCAGATAGAAATTAAGCTCGATGAATGCGCGCCAGAGGCGCTTTTCGTGCGCGCCGACCCACAACATTTGCATCAAGCAAGTATTGCTAAATTTGCTCTCCAACGCCATCAAATACAATCGCCCGGGCGGGACTGTTACTATTTCGAGCCAATGCCCGGCGCCACAAAAGATTCGTATTGTCGTAAGCGACACGGGTGTTGGCATACCGGAGGAAAAATATGACAAATTATTTACGCCGTTTATGCGCCTGGTTGACGAACCCAGCGAAGTTGAAGGCACTGGGTTAGGCCTGGCACTCTCAAAGCGCTTAATGGAGTTGATGGAGGGAGAAATTGGGGTTGAAAGTACGCCTGGGCAAGGTTCAGCATTTTGGATTGAACTCCCATTGCTTGATCCATCCGAAATTTCTTTGGAAACAGGTGCTCGCTCAGTTATACCCAATGGCTATAGTCCGCCGCCTAGCAAAATACTGTATATTGAAGATTATGTTGCAAATTATGAGCTAATTCGACAGGCGTTGGCCGATTTTCCTCAGGTACAGTTGCTTTGGGCCAAAGACGCTCAAACGGGGATGTCGATGGCAGATCAGCAACAGCCCGATCTCATTCTCCTCGATTTACAATTGCCCGATATGCACGGCTATAAGGTGTTGCAAGAATTGAAGCAAACCGCAGGTACGTGCGACATCCCGGTGGTAATCATTAGCGCTGATGCAAACCCCCATCAGGAAAAATATCTAATAGAAGCCGGCGCACTTGATTTTCTGACCAAGCCGTTTAACTTGAAAGCGTTGATTCGCAGTATTCAGGCTTGGTTAGCATAAAACGAATGTGTTATAATCGGCACAAATGGCGATGAAAGAGACTGTTGCCAGGAATAATTGTTGTAGTTAAATTGGGCTTGCGAAAATTAACCAAGAGGGGTGTAGTTTTTGGTTATTGGGTTTCATTAACTTCTCCGCACGCTTGTTTACTTGAAATTCCCTCAGAGTAATTCTGAGATGCCCGGGCGTTGATCATTCCATGAATGACCACCCGGTTTTTGTGTGGCACTAATTCGTTATTGGAGGCTAGTTTTGACTCGAGTAGATTTAAGATCAAATGAATCGCAACAATCTTTATTAAAACGATTTCGAAGGAAAGTTGTCCGGAGCGGCACCCTGGGTGCAGTGCGCCGCAAGCGTTGGTTTACATCAAAGAGTGAGTTGCGCCGTATCCAACGGAAAAAAGCCGTACGCCGCCAAAAACGCCTTCGCCAAAATCAGCGCAGAAAAAAAGGATAATTACATCTGGCGGAGTTCAATAATGGCAGACGACGACAGATTCACGATTGGTAATTGGGTTGTACATAGTCGTTACGGCGTTGGCAAGATAAAAGAAATCGCTGAAATGACTGTCTTTGGCCGGAAAAATGGCAAGGAAGAGTGCATAAAAGTGGTCACAAAAGATAGTGAATACTGGGTGCCACTGTCGATTTGTGATAATGAGCGTATTCGCCCCATTTCGTCGCGCCAACAATTTGCAACAGCTCTGAAAACATTGACAGTGCGCGGGGAACATGTGGATATGCACCACAATGCCTTTGTGCATCAAATTGATCAGGCCTATGCCGATGCATCTCTGGCGACAATGATGACGATTGTGCGCGATCTATTTGGGCGCAATCGCGAGAAAACGTTAAACAGAAAAGAAGAGCGCTCGCTAAAGCTCTTTGCCAGTAATCTGGTTCACGAATATTCACTTTGCATGGGGGTGGATGTAGAAACCGCACAGAAAGCTATTTTTGAATTGCTGGCCGATGAAACCCGCGCTGCAAACTACAGTTATATTTTTGGAGTGGCTACCTTAGACGATATTAGCACAGCAAACTAGTGGGGATTATTCTCGATCTAGCCATAATTCGCGGTATTGCCGATTCCAATCTTCAAAGAAGCGCAGGGCGATTACCAGTCCGGTGGTTGCCCCAATCCAGATGACGACGCTGGGGAATTTGAGTAACCAGAACACTGGGGCGAGCATCAGCCCGGTGAATAGCGCCCCGCGGGCGGAGTGACGGATAACAAGCACCAGGCTGAGCAATAGCCCCAAAGCAGCAGCAAACCCCAAGGGGTATACTGCCAAAAGACTACCCCCTGTAACAGCCAATCCCATACCACCGCGAAACTGCGCGAAGACCGGCCAACAATGCCCGGCCACGGCTAATCCCGCGGTCAATGCAATTGCCCAATCGGGGAGCCCGGTGCGCGCGGCCAGATAAACCGGGATAAACCCCTTGCCAATATCCAGCGTCAAGACCAGCACCCCCCACACCCATCCAGCCTGCCGAATGGTATTGGTGGTGGTGACATGCCCAGATCCTCCATCGCGAATATCAACTCCCTTGACGGTTCGCGTCACCCACAAGGCAAAAGGCAGCGAACCCGATACATAACCAAAAAGTGCAAAGAGTAGAATGTTCATATTATTGTTTTTGCACGACAACCCAGGCAATATAGCCATCGCGTTCGATATGGGTTTGGGCATTGAGGCCGTTGAATAATTGCGCAATTTGGGGCGGCGTGAGAAAGTGACTGCGCATGAGGGCCAGTTTTTCAGCCAATGCAATTAGCTTGACAGCAAAGGTGCGCAGATCGGGTTCCTCAATGACAAGATAACCGCCGGGTGCCAGTACCCGCCACAGTTCCCGAGCGGTTTCTTCCTGGTCGCAAACATGATGCAAGGCATCGATCATAATAATGCGTTCAAAATAGCCATCCGCAAAGGGCAATCTTTCGCTATGCGAACAGGTAGCCAGCAAACGATCTTTTTGCTTGGCTTGCCGTAGCATATCAAAGGACAGATCGGCGACAACCACCTGGGAAGCCTTTGCGCTCATAAACTGGGCAACTCGCCCTGTGCCGCCGCCTGCATCGAGCAGTGCGCCCGATGTGGGCAACTTGGCCAATTCCCAGAGATATTCTGGGGGTTTGGGCTGGATAAATTTCTCGTAAACGGGTGCTAAGATGCTGAAGTGATCAAACATGGATATTTTTTCCTTGTCGGAATATTTTTATTGAATTGCGTAAGCTTGATTACATGAATAACAGCGCCGCGCCGCGGGCCAATAACGCTGCTGCGAGAGCAATAATGACTGTCAATCCTGAGATGATGAGCATATCACGGCGGCCAAGTTCGCGGCGCAGTGCAGCCAGCGTTGCCAGGCATGGTATATAAAACACCACAAATACCGTAAAAGTTATCATTTGCACAGGATTCAAGGCCGCCGAAAAATCGGTGACGTTGAGCGCCTGCCGAAGCATGAGCAGCGATAGCTCTTTGCGGAAGATGCCAAAGATGAGCGGTACGCCCACCTCGGGGGGAAGCCCCAAGCCCCAGGTGACAGGCCGCACCAGCATATCCAGCCAGCGCGCCAGATTGAGGCGGTCAAAAATTGCCAACGCCACGCTGCCGACGATCAAGAGCGGCCAGGCCTCTACGATAAATTCACGAATGCGAAACCAGGATTTATGCGCAACGGTCTTCCAGGTGGGCATGCGATAAACGGGCACTTCGATAATCAACCCTGGGGCGCCTTCAGGGAGCCTGCTGGAGAGCAAGCGTCCTGTGAGAGCGATGACAACCAGATTAAAAATATAGATTGCCAGCGCGATTTGCGGGCCAAGATAAAAAGCCACCAGCCCGAAGACAACCGCTAACCGCGCGGCGCAAGGAACCAGCGTTGCCATTGTGGCCGCCAAGAAGCGGTCTCTGCGGTTTTCCAGCAGCCGCGTCGACATCACTGCGGGCACATTGCAGCCATAGCCCAGAATGAAGGGCACAATCGCCTTGCCGTGCAATCCCATACGGCTCATTAGCGCATCTACCAAAAAGGCCAGCCGGGGCAGATAGCCAATATCTTCCAGTAAACCCAGTCCAATCAGGAAGGGCAGCAGGTAAGGCAGTACAATCGCAACACCACCAGCGATTCCCTGAATTACGCCGGTGAGTAGTTGTGCTCCGAAGGTTTGCGGGCCAACCCATCGGGCGGCTTGCAGGGCCAGGGCATCAAATGCGGCGAGTAGCGGGGCCTCGATAAGACTACCAACGCCGTAGACAGTTTGAAAAAAGAGCCACAGGATCACTCCCAGGGCGATATAGCCCCAAAACGGATGCAGGAGTACGTTGTCGAAATGGTCGCGCCTGGTGATGCGAGGTTCCCCGCGCGAAAGTACAGACGCAGTGATTTCATCTGCGCGCTGATGTCTCTCGGCAGTCAGCGCCCAGATAGCGGGCTGTCCCTGGGTGGTGAGGATGTCTTTCTGAATTTTCTCAACAATTGTGCGTGTTTTTGGCGCGTCAACATCGACGCGTTTTAGCAGTTCGGCATTACCCTCCAGTAATTTTATAGCCATTAATTGCGGTCTGAGGGGAGAAGTCTGTGCCCCGCCATTGATTTGAGTTGCAATCGTAGCGATGGCTTTTTCAAATGCGCTACTGTAGTGAATCCGTTGTGGAGGTTCCCCGGCGCGGGCTACGGCCATCGCCGTGGTGAATATGGCCCGCACGCCGCGGCCTTTGCTGGCAATCAGGGGCAGCACATTGACACCGAGAATTTGCTCGAGTTGAGGGCCGTCGATTTTCATCCCCAGGCGTGCAGCTTCATCCATCATGTTCAGAGCCACCACCAGGGGGCGTCCGAGTTCCATCAGCTCGAGGGTGAGGTTCAAGCCCTGAGCCAGGTGCGAAGCATCCAGCACATTGACCACAACATCAATCTCATGGAAGGCCAGATAGTGCATAACCTCACGCTCGGCCGGATTGGAACCCGCCAGCGAATACGTTCCGGGCAAGTCAACCAGGCTGACGACTTCACCGAGTACGCGCACCTTGCTTTCGGTGAAGGTGAGCGTGGTTCCCGAAAAATTTCCTGTTTCGGCCTTGTAGCCCGCGACCTGATTAAACAGCGTGCTTTTACCGCAATTCGGTTGGCCGATTAATGCGAATCGCATTCGTCTTCGGTTTCCTTCACCTGGATTTTGGCGGCAATCCCCCTGCCGATTGCGATGGAACGTCCGTCGATTTCAAGCAACACTGGGCCGCCAAAGGGAGCCCGGCGTATCATGCGGACATAATAGCCTGGCTGCAGGCCAAGCTGGCGTAATTTATTTTCGAGGGTTTCTCCGCCGTTGAAACTAATTACCTGAACCGTTTGCCCGATGGATACCTCTAAAAGTTGCTTTTCGATCATCCGGATGATTACCTGTGCTTTCTTTGTCAGCAGCGAAAAATTTATTGCGAATGGAACGGGAGTTGAACTCAAGCATTATACTCGAAGCGCGCCAAAGCGAATATGATTATTATCACAAATTTCATAATAAATACGGCTATTTTGGCAATATAGGATTGTAAGCGGGAAATTTAAAAAATGGGTGTATGCGGGAACTTTGTGCCGCGAGCACACCCATTTTTCGACATTTTCTTTCGATGCGGCGAAAGCCCTATTGACTGTTAGGATTTTCGGTCAGGGGGTTGATTTGAAAACCAGCGGCAAATAAAACAGATGAGATACCGGCGGTGTGGGGAGTTCAGCGCTTTCGATGAAGTTGATCAGGGTTAAATTCTGGTTGCAATCTGCGTAGGTAGAAAGATAAATGCGCTCGGATACTGGTTTGCCCTGTGTATCTTTCACTTCGAGCCACAGGGTTTGCTGTGAGGCCGCCACATGGTCGGCAAGGTAGATTTCGAAACCGCCGGGGCCATAGGCGCTATCCAGGCCTGTCAGGGCAAGCCCCAAAATCGGTGTTCCCTCCAGCGTACCGCCCGCCTCGACGACAAAATTGATTGCCGGGAGACCATCGATATCAAAAATTTGTCCGGCGATGCCCAACCAGTTGCAGCCTGCCTCGGCATGAACCCAGTTTGGTAATCCTACGGGAGTTCCCGTTTGAACCGTGAAATAACGCTCATAAACGATAGCAGCCGCCATATTTGCCGCGGGCGCAACTGCCGCGCTGTTTTCTGTCGGCGGCAGAGCTGGCGTGGCGGTGGCGGGCAACGGAGTTTCTGCAAGTTCGGGCGTTGCTGTAGGTTTGGGTAATTCAGTTGGCAGGCTGGTTGGTGTGTAAGTCTGGGCGGCTACCGCGTTCAAATCCACAATCGGCGTTGATGTGTGTGTTTCTGTAGGAATCACTTCAGTCGGTACAGTTCCTCCCAAGCAAGCTGCAACGAAAAAGGGTATTGCGATGATAAAAATCAGCATCTGTTTACGGTACATTCATCTCTCCATGTCAGACAGCAAGGATTTTGCTATCATCCAGATCGGAAAACCACTTTGCTCCGCATCATCCGCGTGGTACGAAGTCGAGTACAGAAATCCCTGCGGGATTCGATGCAAGATACTTGCCAGGAATTTGTGTGTCTGTATTATGGCATTATTCACCTTCTTGTCAAGTCGGCGCTTTTGTCGTTGACGCTCCACCTGCTCCGGTGCTAAAATGCGTCAGGAGATTGTTTATGCCGTTACCGAATGTACTCCCCGAACAAATTCTTAGCGCCCTGGCTGGAAAGGAAAATTATCCGTTGGGGACACTGGCCTATTATGGTCCAGACGATCAATCCTGCACGAAAATCATCGCCAGCGTTGTCAACGCCCCCAATGCACGTCCGGATTCTCGAAGCTGGTCTGCTGACAATGTGTGTTCTGATCCGCTGATCGTAGCTGAAATTGGCGCATTTTTCAAGCTTCAGGGAGTATCCGAAGTGGTGATGACAGAAGGTATTATCGGCTGCCCGCACGACGAGGGCATAGACTACCCGCTGCACGGAGAATGCCCACAGTGCGCCTTTTGGCTCACCTCAGACTAAAAAAGTAGGCTTATGAGCGATATTATTTCATCCGTAAAAGGTACCCGCGATTTTTATCCCCGCGAAATGGCTGTGCGCACCTGGCTCTATAACAAAATGCGCCAGGTGTCCGAATCGTTTGGCTACCAGGAATATGAAGGCCCGATACTGGAAACCATTGACCTTTATGCCGCCAAATCGGGCGCAGAACTCGTCAAAGAGCAATCGTTTGTGTTCCCTGACCGCAGCGGCAACCTGATTACCCTGCGCCCCGAACTCACCCCGACGCTGGCGCGCATGGTAGCCCAGCAGCAACGCCAACTCAATTTCCCCTTGCGTTGGTGGTCGTTTGGCCCTTTCTGGCGGTATGAACGCCCGCAAAAAGGTCGTTCGCGCGAATTTTTTCAATGGAATATTGATCTGCTTGGCGAAGTATCACCCGAAGCCGATGCCGAAATGGTGGCAGTCATGGCTTCGTTTTACCGGTCTGCTGGATTATCTTCTGAAGAAGTCACAATTCTGGTGAACAATCGCCGGTTGATGGATGCCGAATTGGGGAAACTTGCCCTTACGGGGGATCAGCGTGGCGATGTGATTCGCCTGATCGATCGGCGGGACAAGCTCGCGCCTGAGAAGTGGCGCGGATATGCCCTGGAATTAGGATTATCCCCGGAGCAGTTCGACCAACTTCTGGTTCTGTTAGATAATCGCCAACTCTGGCAGGAATCGGACGAATTAGTGCGTTTCTTCAATGCGGTGGATGCCCTCGGGGTGCGCGAATATGTCCAGTTTGACCCCCAAATTATCCGCGGCCTGGATTATTACACCGGCACGGTTTACGAAGGTCGCGCCACCACACGAGATATTCGCCGAGCCGTGGCCGGGGGTGGCCGCTACGATAACCTGCTGGCCGAAGTCGGCGGCGATGCGCTGCCCGGCACCGGGTTTGCGATGGGCGATGTTGTTATTGCATTGCTGCTCGAAGAAACCGGAAATTTGCCCGACAATCTGGCAGTTTCTCCGGCTGCGGTGCTGATGACGATTTTTGACGATGATACGCTGCTGGCATCCTATCGGGTTGCTGCCGAACTGCGCAGCGCAGGTCTGAATGTGGTTTGCTACCCTGTACCTGCAAAATTGGGCAAGCAATTTAAATACGCCGACCGCATTGGGGCGCGCATTGTTGTTGTGCTTGGCCCCGATGAATTAGCCCAAAAACAAGTTACGATCAAGAACCTGAGTCAGCGGGAACAGTTCACTGTTTCGCAAACAGATGCGCCACAAATCATTCGAAAAATCCTTGATATAGAAAAATCTGTATGATAAAATACAGCCCGCTATGGCGGATGTAGCTCAATGGCAGAGCACCGCACTGTGGCTGCGGTGGTTGCGGGTTCGACCCCCGTCGTCCGCCCAAACGAAAACACGGAAGCTGAATGCTTCCGTGTTTTCGCTTAAATTTGGAAGCCCTTTCCTAAGGCCTGCGTCCGCCGCGCCCACCACCCGGGCTAGGGATCGATGGCGCCGATGGGGGCGAAAACTCGGGCCGGTCGGGTACGCTGAAATTAGGGACGTTGCGTATAGAGCCTTCTAAAGCGCCAAGATTGTTGAGGGCATTAGGAGTTTGACCAAGCGCTAGATTATTGGTGATATTGCCGATATTCCCGGCTAAATCTTGGAGTTGGGGGCCGCCGTGGGCTTGTAACCCGGCGACTGCGTTAGCGCCAAATTGGGCAATGTCGAAAAGTTCTATCTGCGAGATGGAGTAATCGCCCAATGCATTACGAACGGCGTCGGCGAAATTGAGTGTTTCGTTTAAGGCTGCCAGACGATCCTCGGGGATGAAATTGGCCGCAATTTCCTGAACGCTTTGTAATCGGGTAGCGCGGTCGCCTTGGATCGCATCGGCCCAGGATTGCCATTCGGGGGCGATATTCTGGATATTTTCCGCAGTTCCCTGAGCTGCGGTGATGATCCCGTCGATGGTTTCCTGGCGCACTTCCATGCCGGCGGCGAGCGTTTCTGCTGCTGCAACCGTCAGATTGGTGATTTCGGTCATCGCAGCGGCCATTTGAGAGAGATCGTCTTCCACCGCTTCCAGCAGGTAAATAGTCTCATAAGCCAGTTCGGCATACAGGCCATAGTAAGCGTAGATCAATTCTTCGGTCATATAAATCAGGTCGTCTGCGTAATAGGCGTAGTATTCAATTTGCTCGATTTCTTCCTGCGTCAATGTGCCGTCCGACGAAGCTTCTTCGACATAATATACGGTTTGTTCAGTGGCTGTTGTGGCTTCGGTGATGGCTTCATCGATGGCCTGATTGAATTCTTCTTCCGTCATAAGCAAGTATTCTTCTTCAAGTTCTTGCATGGCCTCATCTACGGCTTCGTCCGCGGTCTGGTTGATTTGCGCTTCCAATTCGGCCTGGGCGGTTGAGGTGGCAGCAATCGCGGCATCGATGGTGGCCTGTGTATCTTCGGCTTGCCCCCCAGTGAGGCTCGAAAGACTGCATGCCAAACTTGTAAATACCAGGGCAATCAGAATTAGGACAGATAGTTGTTTGCGGGACATGGACTTTCTCCTTTGTGTGTCGATACGATTGTTCTTCAGTATGGATTATAACTTGATCGGAACTGGACTGACATAAAAACCATTCGGTGAACGTAGTGTCACTGTAAACTGGGTGGTCATTCTACGCCCCGGGATTGGTTTGAAGCGCCAGGTTTGCATGACCGTAGCAATGGTCAGTACGCCAACCATCCAGGCGAAGTGTTCGCCAATGCACAGGCGCTGCCCGCCCCCAAAGGGGAAGTAAGCCATCTTCGGGCGCACAGCGCGTGCCGCGGGCAGCCAGCGTTCGGGCTTAAAAAGATCAGGGTTGGGGTAGAAGCGCGGATCATGGTGTGTAACCCACTGACTGAGAAGCACCGTTGCTCCCTGGGGAATGGGATACCCACCCAGGGTAATCGGTTGTTGAGCCTGTCGGCCCATGATCCATGCCGGGGGGAACAGGCGCATGCCTTCGGTGAGCGCCATTTTCGTGTAGTCCAATTGGGTGTAGGTTTCTGCCGAGGGGCTGCAACCCGCTAGAACGGAGTCCAGTTCAGCGCTCAATTTCTCGGCGATTTGCGGATATTGTGCCAGCAGGTAAAATGTCCAACTCAGCGCGCTGGCAATGGTCTCATGTCCGGCGAGAAAAAACGTCATCACATGATCTTGAATTTGCTGTTGCTCTAGCGGACACCCTTGCCCATCCGTAGCGTGGACGAGTTTCGAAAGCATATCTGCCTGCTCGACACCGTTTTTGTGTCCGGCGATCGCGGTCTCGATGAAAGCCGCGAGATGGGCGTGTGCCTGCTGGAATTCTCGCTTGCCGCGTTTAGCGCGGACACGGCGCAACGCCGCATTGGGTGTGGTGAGTTGGTTGAAGCGGGTAAGCAATACCTGTATAGCATGGCTGAGCGCTGGAGCCTGTGCGTCGATGCTTGTGCCGAACAAGGCCTGGGCGATAATATTCATGGTCAGGCGTGTCATTTCGGCAGACAGGTCAAGTGGCTGATTGGCTTGCCAGCGCAGACTCATTTCTTGGGCCAGTTGAGTGATATGGGGGATGTATTTGCTGATTTGCTCCCGATGGAAAATGGGCTGCATCATGCGGCGCTGCTGGATATGCGCCTCGCCTTCTGCCGTAAGCAGACCGTTGCCCAATAGTTGGCGGGAATTCTGTAGGACGCGCCCCTTGGTGAAATTGCGCTGCTGCGTGATGAGCACTTCCTGGATAAAATCGGGGTGATTGAGGAGGTAGATATGCTGCCTGCCCAGCATAAAATGGACAATATCGCCATATTGTGCGGCCAGATTCAAGAGTGTATCGGGGAGGTCAGCAAATGGTCTGCCGATGAGTTGCCACGGAAAGGGGAGTTTGGGTCCGGGTGGATATGTAGTTTGAGCCTGGATGTGCATATCGTTCTCCTTGTTGCGTGCCTATAGTATAGGCGCGGCGACATGCTTTGGCATCCTGCGCAGGGAGGATTTTGTTAACCTACTTTTGGAGGGGTTATGAGTTTGGGTTCCGTCGCGTAATGAAAAAATCCCCCATCTGTTTTCTCGCTCGTCGCCAGGTTATCTTGGAATGTCTGGCAAATCATCGGCCTTAATCAGGCCATAGCGCACGGCCAGGAGAGCGGCCTGGGTGCGGTCGTTGAGGTGCAGCTTGCCCAGTATCGTGCTGACATAGCCCTTAACGGTAGTTTCAGCGACGACCAACTCATCGGCGACTTCTTTATTGCTCATGCCGCGCGCCAGGCAGCGCAGCACATCAGTTTCACGGGCGGTTAGCGCGTCCAGAGGATTTTCGGGAGCAGGCATGCGTTGCATTAAACGACGTGCGATTTTGGGGTGTAGTTGTGGTTTACCCGCC from the Chloroflexota bacterium genome contains:
- a CDS encoding histidine--tRNA ligase, which codes for MSDIISSVKGTRDFYPREMAVRTWLYNKMRQVSESFGYQEYEGPILETIDLYAAKSGAELVKEQSFVFPDRSGNLITLRPELTPTLARMVAQQQRQLNFPLRWWSFGPFWRYERPQKGRSREFFQWNIDLLGEVSPEADAEMVAVMASFYRSAGLSSEEVTILVNNRRLMDAELGKLALTGDQRGDVIRLIDRRDKLAPEKWRGYALELGLSPEQFDQLLVLLDNRQLWQESDELVRFFNAVDALGVREYVQFDPQIIRGLDYYTGTVYEGRATTRDIRRAVAGGGRYDNLLAEVGGDALPGTGFAMGDVVIALLLEETGNLPDNLAVSPAAVLMTIFDDDTLLASYRVAAELRSAGLNVVCYPVPAKLGKQFKYADRIGARIVVVLGPDELAQKQVTIKNLSQREQFTVSQTDAPQIIRKILDIEKSV
- a CDS encoding cytochrome P450 — its product is MHIQAQTTYPPGPKLPFPWQLIGRPFADLPDTLLNLAAQYGDIVHFMLGRQHIYLLNHPDFIQEVLITQQRNFTKGRVLQNSRQLLGNGLLTAEGEAHIQQRRMMQPIFHREQISKYIPHITQLAQEMSLRWQANQPLDLSAEMTRLTMNIIAQALFGTSIDAQAPALSHAIQVLLTRFNQLTTPNAALRRVRAKRGKREFQQAHAHLAAFIETAIAGHKNGVEQADMLSKLVHATDGQGCPLEQQQIQDHVMTFFLAGHETIASALSWTFYLLAQYPQIAEKLSAELDSVLAGCSPSAETYTQLDYTKMALTEGMRLFPPAWIMGRQAQQPITLGGYPIPQGATVLLSQWVTHHDPRFYPNPDLFKPERWLPAARAVRPKMAYFPFGGGQRLCIGEHFAWMVGVLTIATVMQTWRFKPIPGRRMTTQFTVTLRSPNGFYVSPVPIKL